The region ATTCAAGCAGCAGGACGTACATTGTAACAATTAAAGCATGCCATATTTCCAAGTGAATTTTCTCTCTCCTGCTGCTCCTTCCTTTACATCTGCCTTTCTGAATCCTTAACCTTTCTACCTTATTACTTGATATCACAACCATTATTATTGTACTTGTTCTTAATTTCATGAATGATGATTTTGTATAAAAGTTGTTTATGTGAAATTTAATTCTGATTAAAAAAGATATGCCACTCCGGACATATCAAAAGATTATCTCTTTAACTAGACTGCAAACGGAAGTTTGTCAAACCAATGTGCTGTGGTCATTTGTTGGATGAAGTTTCTGGGGCTGAAGATGAGAAAAGCCATTCTGGGAGGCATAAAACTTGCTGCTGAAACCAGTGTGCAGGGTAGActttttgatttttctgttGTCAATTGTTTAACTTGCATAGCTAAGCAAGACATATCATTTCATGTTTCTCATTTATAAATGTTTACCTGAAAGTTCTTTGTTGCTTGCTGGCTTTGGTTCATAGCCTCGATTTTCACTTCAATCTCAACTTGCAAGAAAGCTTGTAAGCTAATTAACAACTTGTCaagaattttttagaaacttttAAGTAGAGGATTTCCGATGCTGAGAATTGTGTGATTGCTGGCGTTCCTATTATGGGCCTTAGAATTGAATATAGgctcttgataaaaaaaaattatgacatgTGTAGTGTTGGTGAATTTGTAGCTGCAATTATGTGCTCTGCCCTCCTCTTTCTTGCTTGGGTTAATGCTTTGGTTGATTCTTCCTGGTTGCACATAGTGGTACTTGTATTTTAGGAGGCTATAAAGTAATCCCCTTCAGCTTGCATCATCTGTATTATGTGCTGAAGGCTTTTCCCTTGACATATAATTTCTTCATATCAGTTTAGCAGAAGCACTTGATATGCAACCTCCAGTGATGCCAGAAGATGGTCATACAACTAGGGTTACTAGTGGGGAGGAAGCTTCATCACCTGCAGCAGGGAAAGATGCTTCTCTCCTTGAAGCTTTGTGGGATGATGAAGATACTAGAGCCTTCTATGAATGCTTACCAGATCTCAGGTTTGTTGTGGCTAGAAAatcttcaaatcaagttaaaagaATGGTGTCAGtctttacaaataaattttatattaaacttaATTCTGGTTACCTTATATACAAAATTTGCCAGCTTGAAACCTAAGGTGGATTTTTATATGTTCCTTTTAGAGCATTTGTTCCAGCAGTATTATTGGGAGAGGCAGAGCCAAAAGCAAATGAGCATTCTGCGAAGACTCAAGATCAACCAAGTGTAAGGGATTAAAACTCATAAATTTTATAACAGCTTTGGTTATTCCTGACTTAACCATGGTATATGGCAACAATTGGTGAAGAACAAGTGAATATGATGACTTTTGGTGTGAATTTTTATAGTAGCTTGTGAATTATGGTAATCGTTTTGCACGACTCATTAAGACTTGTGTACTTTGCAGTTAAATGGGTTGAAGTAGGGTTTATACTAGTTAGCGGCCTTTTGTGGGCCCTTCTAtctcccttctcttctctgAAGTGAGCTTCTTGTTGCTTCTAAACTTACATGTATTCCAGGCCTTTTGAGGTGTATTTGTTCTGTTCTAGGTTGCTTTGATGGTTCTTCTGTGAAAATGTTACTTCTACACTCACACAAAAGAAGTTTATATCTTATTCTATGCATTGATGTCTTCATATATTTTAAGGAGCTGGCACCTGAATCAGATCAAGGCCAACCCACCCAAGATATGGCAGAGGTTTCTGCAGAGTCTGGCCCTTTGCAGGAGGGAAAGAGTACAGAGAAGGGGAAGGATaaggaagaaaaagataaagaaaaggtaaaagatCCTGAAAaggagaaagggaaagaaaaagatgcagagagaaaaggagaaaatgagAAGGAGAAACTCAAAAGTCTTGAAGGGACTAATTTGGATGCTCTGTTACAGAGGCTTCCTGGTTGCGTTAGCCGTGACCTAATCGATCAATTGACTGTAATCAcactgcttcttctttttttctgaaTTGGCGCTTCACATATTTTTCAGGAACTATGAACCTTTATACTTAAGATCtcattggcttttttttttaacatgctgTTTCAGGTAGATTTTTGTTATCTAAATTCCAAGTCAAGTCGGAAGAAGCTTGTAAGGGCATTATTTAATGTACCCAGGACATCTCTAGAACTGCTTCCATACTACTCACGCATGGTTGCCACACTCTCAACATGCATGAAGGATGTCTCTTCCATGCTCTTACAAATGTTAGAGGAGGAGTTcaatttcttaataaataaaaaggtctGCTTTTGATGTGTTTCAGTGAAGCAAGAATGGCTTGGCTTGTTATTCTTGTCAGTGTTTTGTTACTGGCATTCATTTTCAGCCTGTAAATATTATGATTGGAGTTTCAAATTGTAAATTTTCTGCAGGATCAAATGAATATCGAGACAAAGATCAggaatattagatttattggaGAGCTCTGCAAGTTCAGAATTGCACCAGCAAGCACTGTTTTTAGTTGCTTGAAGGTCTGTGTAGTGGCTTATTCATTTATagttttgcttttaattatCTTCTACTCTATTGCCTATTTAAACCTTGGTTGTAACTAAATGGAATGACTCTGAATCTTCTTCCATAAAGATGCACTTTTTGTCAATCCCAGGAAATTAATCCATGCTGTCAGTCTTCCTCTTTCCTTGGAAACAATACCATTTGCTATATCTCCAAGTGAATTCATACGCGTAGATGAGTCTTCCCTTTTTACTTGTGTACCTTGTTGGTATTCCTGTGAAAAATTCCATGTGCTTTTGATCCTGTTTGGTTTAGAAAGACAGGTGGAACTATGGACATGATATATAATGGAGCTGATTTTTTATGTTACATTAAATgcagataattttttaactccATTTTTGTTTaccatttgtatttttttcttaatgtcattatcagtattttatttttaacagaagatgaatttgaaattaatatatggTCTGTTGAGATCTGAGATGGTACTTTCATCATGTTTCATTTTATTGGACTGTGCTTATACGTAGATGCTTCTGTTTCCTACAGGCTTGTTTAGATGATTTCACTCACCATAACATTGATGTTGCTTGCAATCTTCTCGAGACATGTGGCCGTTTTCTGTATCGTTCTCCTGAAACTACTGTACGCATGGCTAATATGTTGGAGATACTTATGCGCTTGAAAAATGTCAAGAATTTGGATCCTCGGCATAGCACCCTTGTAGAAAATGCTTACTATCTGTGCAAACCACCTGAAAGGTCTGCACGAGTGTCTAAAGTCCGTCCTCCCTTGTATCAGGTGTGAATCATTTTATAGCACCatcttttcaatgtttttcactttagATATATttaatcgatgatttctctgtgcAGTATATCAGAAAATTACTATTCTCCGATCTAGACAAGTCTTCCATTGAGCATGTGCTCCGGCAACTTCGTAAATTACCATGGAGTGAATGTGAGGCATatcttttaaagtgttttatgaAGGTTCATAAAGGGAAGTATGGGCAAATTCACTTGATTGCTTCTCTGACTGCTGGCTTAAGCCGTTATCATGATGAATTTGCAGTGGCAGTTGTTGATGAGGTTTGTTTCTTTCATTTCGGAAATTTAAGTTGTTCGTATTTCATATTGTTCCTTGAAAAGATAATATCATaatatcattcttttcttttctcccttttttgaATGATAGCCAAGTTggctttttatgtttttctaatgGCATTTTGATAATGGAAGTTGAGGATTTGCAAGCTACACCATTCAGATGTTTTATTGGGGAAAATATTCTGGTCTGAGGAACTTGTTGCCATTAAACATTTTCCCCTCCATATGGCTTCTTTTCAGGAATAACAAACAAAGATTTAAATTCTATTGTTGTAGTTTTGAGAATTTGATACCAATAAATATGGAATAATGGGAGTAGTTTTGAATATGGATGGTCGTAGAAGAAAGTGGAACTTGTATCAGAAATAATTTTGCTTGGTGAAGTGAGAGTGTTTCGCTTCTCATGTAGGCAGTCTTGATATCTGAGATTTAGCTAGTCATGGATAACTTGCATAATGGTTTTAGGGATGTCTTTAATAAAGCGATAGTCATACTTGATAGCACGGCTGATAGATGGTGGTGGGTGTTCTAGTAGATGCTTATGTCCTCATTTTCTCACAATCTAAAAGAGACCGATGCTGACACTTCTAACTGTAGAGTGTTACACTTGTCCCATTATCAACAGGAGCGTGGCTTTTGGAAGACACCTTAAATATGTTTTTCCATAACCTTCCCCTTCAAAACTAACCTTACTTCCCTTTTGCGTTCTTATGATTACTTCTTGGCTATTAGCTATTCACGCCACCATTACTTTAGCCTAtctgaaacaaaaaatagtCTTTGAAACTAAAACGATTTCTTCTACAATCCACATTCTTGAATAAATTGCAGACAGCTGTCCAAATCTGTCTTGTATGGCAGTGATGTTTTTAAGATGTGGAATGTTCTGAATCCTCATTTGCTAGCATCTTTGGTCATGGGTATATTGTCATAGACTCCAACGCATTAAGTTTGCTTGTGAGTACATGAATGTggacagttgttttttaatctataacAATTTACTTTTGGTGTACAGGTTTTAGAGGAGATTAGGCTTGGGCTGGAACTAAATGACTATGGGATGCAGCAGAGGCGCATAGCCCACATGCGATTCTTGGGGGAACTATACAATTATGAACACGTGGATTCGTCTGTGATTTTTGAGACACTGTACTGGATCCTTCTGTTTGGTCATGACACTCCAGAGGTGTGGGCTATAAcaaaatcattgtttttatataattaaagattTTAGGAGAAGACAAATGATCAATATAAACCAGTTTTATGtatatgataaatttatatagGTTCATCTTTGATGAAGACATGATTCTATTGTCTGACAACTGATCATCTGACCAGTTTTTTATTAGGGGTCATTTGAAATGCAAATGAAGTTACACATGTATCTACTCCACTATGGTTATTAATTACATCATACACTCAAATATGGACTGCTTAGTCAGAAAAGTAGGAAATTAACAGCATTTATTCCTGAAGCATGTGATGCTTCCATTTTTAGCACTAATAATATATGTTCCAAGTGCTAATATATTGCTTTTTCCTTAATTACTTTTTGTGGTGAAATTTATGATCTAGTTTTTGCTGCTTATATTACACCTTGCTTGCTTTATGATATGCTTTTGATTATTCATGTTACTAGCAAGACGTGCTAGATCCACCAGAGGATTGTTTCCGCATCAGGATGGTTATCACTCTTCTGGACACTTGCGGACACTATTTTGACCGAGGCTCTTCTAAGAGGAAACTTAATCGGTTTTTAATGCACTTTCAGAGGTATATTCTCAGCAAAGGTTTGCTACCTCTTGATGTTGAATTTGATTTGCAGGTCAGTTGTGCATCTCTTTATACTCTCTTACCATCTTGTTTAACTGTAAGGTTCTTCTAATATAAGAGGATTGGAACTCAAgagtaacaatttttttatgttcaacaACATTGCTATATTGTGGAATGACAAAATCATGCCTTTGGTTTAAGTAgatattgctttttaaataatacaagAATATTCTTCCGTGGGTGCAGATAGGGAATGGACATGCTCTGTGCAATATACTTTGATTTGATGCAAGATAGGAAAGCCATTATGATTTATTTGGTTGGCTCATAATAAGATATAATGAAATGCAAGAATGTTGTGATTTTGTGTTGAATACAAGTGATACAAACTCAAACTATTTTATCACTGAAATGCACAATTCGCATGTTCTTCGGTAGACTTTGCACTTGAGAGTTGTTTGGCTTTAGGACTAATTGCATcctatattttgatatttattttcaacttttctATCATTGACATGCCTGGTTATGTCTTCTCTCAACAAAATACAGTGAACGATAGAAATAATTGACACGTGACCAAGTAATTTTCTTGCTTCAGCCCTAATTGAAACGAAAGGGAACAAAAGAATGGAAGGCATTCTGCTTTGAATGCACTATCTGTGAAATGAAACGATAAGTTGGAAATTAATCAGGCAAGGCTATTTGTTATATTAAGCTGCACTTGATTGGGACATTTCCTATCATCTCCAAATTGTAGAAGCAACTCCATCATGCAACTATAAgaattttaattggattttttaaggAGCTTCAGCTTGAGTTATGGAAAGAGAATTGTCTTTTTATTCcatttcatttggtttttaGTCAGATTGCGGCACTTTTTGTGACAAGCGTGCTTATGAAActgatctctctctttttttgtgttatttctgTTTGCTTATGGAGCTAATTTAAATAGCTTCATCTTTCATGTTAGTTTGCGATGTGCTCATACATTGAAGGCATTTGCAGGACTTATTTGCTGAATTACGTCCAAATATGATACGGTATTCATCAATTGAAGAAGTCAATGCTGCTCTTATAGAACTCGAGGAGAATGAACGAACTGTCTCAACTGACAAGTTCAATAGTGAAAAGCACTCTGACACTGACAAACCGTTCTGTAGGACTACTTCCAGTACCATCTCTGCCAATGGAAAAGGCATTTTGAATGGGAATGAGGAAAATGGATCGCATGAGGACATTGGTGGCAGTGACACTGATTCAGGCAGTGGCACCATTGACCAGGATGGACATGATGAAGAAGAGTTAGATGAAGAGAATCATGATGGTGGGGTTGACACAgaggatgaggatgatgatggGGATGGACCTGCTTCTGAGGAGGAGGATGAAGTACACGTCAGACAAAAGGTTGCAGAGGTGGACCCTCTTGAAGTAGCCAGTTTTGAGCAGGAACTGAGAGCTGTAATGCAGGCAAGATtcagattattgttttttttgctcaCAATTGTGTGTGCCTCCCTGTCAAATAGTGAATACAATATACACGTGCACACATGTGAATGCCCCTACAGTGCACTGTGTGTATATATGAAAACATTTTTTGCGGTTTGAAAAGACTCTTTAAACTCTGTGGGTAAATAGTCATGATGTTGCCTGTCTACATTTTGATGAGGACAATTACATAATGTTTCGTGAATGATatttgagaactttgagatgccGAGGAAATTGTGATTGCTGCCATTTGCAAATAATTGATTCTGGTTCTATAATTGCTGAAGAATTTAATGGGAAACCTTGTAACTCCTGTTATTTCAATTGTGGGTGCAGGAGAGCATGGAGCAGCGCAGGCAGGAACTCCGTGGTCGACCGGCATTAAATATGGTGATACCCATGAACTTGTTTGAGGGGTCTGCTAAGGATCATCATGGAAGGGTGGTTGGAGGGGAAAGTGGTGACGAGGATGAGGAGGCTGGAGGAAACAAGGATGTTCAGGTGAAAGTGCTTGTGAAGCGTGGGAATAAGCAACAAACAAAGCAGCTGTACATTCCTAGGGATTGCTCTCTTGTGCAGAGCACAAAACAGAAAGAAGCAGCTGAGTTTGAAGAGAAGCAAGACATCAAGAGGCTGGTGTTGGAGTATAATGatagagaggaggaggagaataATGGATTGGGGACTCAGACTTTGAATTGGATGCCAGGTGGTACCAGCAGAGTCACCGGCCGTGGCAGCACATGGGAAGGAAGTAGTGGAAGAGGCACTGGGTCACGTTACCGGCATCATCATCATTCAGGTAGTGGACTCCATGGCAGAAGAAGGTGATGTTGGAGAGGAGGGAGTGATTTGTTTGACTTGCTGGAACTTCTATGAGACAAGGCAGTGGAGTCAATTGCAGAAGAAAGAAggatctttaaaaaaaaaagaaattgattgaatttttttttttactcggaTACATAGATTAACACCGGTTCTCCCTCTCGGTGTCGAATAGTGTGCATTATGCCTTGAGTTCAGTGCTGAAGGATAATTGCAATCACATCCTCAATTTGGTGGTGGAGAAGCTATATCCCTTATAGCAGGAAGAATTCTGTTCCCCTCTATCGACAATTTTGCAAGGTTGATATCTGGGGTTTGTTGTTGGGAGTTGAGAGTGTTTGTTGATTTGCAGAGCTAAGTTATACAGAGGATTGCTATGCATGGGGTTGCAGTGTGGACGTTCTGAAACATGCATGCGGGGTGTAGTTGTAATTAAAGCCATTTGCATATTCCTAATTGGCCATGTCTGTTTCTTCCACTGTATAGATGTGAAAGTCTGCCTTGTATGTCTTGTTCAGTGTTTTAGGCTGTATTACTGATTCGTGGTTTGTGTGATGCCGCCCCTGTCAAGGATAAAGCATGCCATGCCTTAGTTTTACTGGTCTCTTTAGTCATGAAAAActattctcttttttctttttccttttttttttttaattttgtcgtCCAAGACTCTCAAGTCTCACTATTGATTTCTCTTTCCTCGAACAGTAAGGGACTGGATGTGCAATTTAACCAAAGTATGGCCAGCATGCTAACTATTATGGGCTTTATCACCCAGCCCATTGATACAATTATTGATTGAGCCTCAGCGCATGCTTTTTTGGACTGGAATTTTGgcttttaaagtgattttacatgaaaaaatattaaattaatattttaaaattaactttgatatgttatattaaaaattaaaaaaaaaaaatttgatacagAAAATTATCTTACCACTGTAATTACCTTGTGTTATCCATGTAACTCCCGTTGACATGCACATATCCCAACCCAACAAAACCAAGAGGCTGAGGtcaggtaatattttttttctcaaagaaTGGTGTGGCTGGTCCTGGTCATATAATATTACAAGCATGTTGCTGGCTATTCGAGGCAAAACCTGCAAGGTtatctatattgtttttatttgtgatttcaGATTCTAGATCAGGTTCTCGCCAGTACCGCAGACAGTGCGGCAGATACGAGGAGATATTATCATGGTTAATGAAATGACCTTGGAGTTTGTACTGGAAATGTGATGCTAATAGCGCAACAGTAAAGAAACTGCTggacaaacattaaaaaaacaaaaacaaaaacgttAAAGAGCAGCCTAGCATCGAATTCATCCACTTTACCCCACATTTTTATTCGTTTCTTCCTTTCAAGCAGGATCTAAGGCAACGACGATCAGATACCAAAACTCATCTTCGCTCTTTGctttctgataaaaaaatattacaatatttACATCTCGTACCATTTAAGTTCTCATTCTCAAAGATGGAAAAGAGTGGGTTTTCGTAGACCCTCAAGTTCTACTCCCTAGGAGCGATAATCTAGTATCTACGATATAGCTGCATGCTAGGAGCAAGCAAGACTGATGCCTGACTGAAAAGCAATGTGGACTAGTAGAATACTCTGGAAAATGAAAACTTGGGAGGAACAAACCCTATTCTTAAAAAGAGATGTACATCTCCATGTAACCTTTTCAAAGGCTACGATGTTTCTTTCTTGTAGGAAAATGTATAAATTATCCAGTTACTGATCTAGTTGACGAGTAAAATATTCCCAGTGGAACATCCCGGATTAAACTATTTCCTTGAATGGTACTTTCCTAGAGACTTGTCCAAGGTGGTTATTGCACAAAGTGGAACAGGGTTTTCCTTTAAAAAGTGAAAAGCAAAGCAGTAAGAGCTTTCTTGTTAGGAATTTGGTTCTCCGACAATATAGTCACTATAGACATTATCAAAATACATCATTGGACCGCGTTCATCTAGTTTGATGATTGCGTCCCTCTTCTTCAACAGTAAATGTGGGAGCCCCTCTACGGCTCTTATTTATTTCCAGCAGATTTATGGGACAGCTCAACTTGCAAGTCCCATCTCAGACCTATTACTAATTctggtatttttaaaagttttttcattcgaaatatattaaaataaaattttttaattatttaaaattatttttaatatcaacgtatcaaaataataaaaaaataaaatattaatttaaaaaataaaaatttttaaattttatcaataatatttttaaagtacaaaaacaaaaaaagaactaCTGATACCTTGCTGCTTTAAACGGAAAAACTAAGTCCAATCGAGCCCTCAgccttctattttttaattttttttacattttcaaaaGTATTGGTAATCTATATCGTGAACTCCGGTGATGATTGGAAACTTCTTGCCATCGAATGTTGAAAGTAATGTCTAGTTTATTGACTATAGAGTAATTGATGTAAACATGTATGAGGTAATGGCTTCACTATGTTTTTTCTaaacttaaagaaaaaatgttaaagagtattgattttttttttagtattattatatctaataaaatgATTTCATCTTGAAACCTCTCCACCCGATTTCttacttaaattaaatttttatcttggatgaatgattaaaaaaaaatggcatggcttttgaaaaaattttaagacGGCAAATATATCAAGTTTGATGGGTAAACCCACTATACCCGTAAATCAGGTAACTCAAGTCAACATGGCAAACCCTCAAACTAGTGGATTATATTAggattaataacttgtttttttaaactattttttatttaactatataataacaaaaatagacaattGCAAAATTGACCGTCAAATCaatattgaaactttttttaacaCTATGATAACATCATAGAAAACGAAACgaaataaattgtaaaactcaattttcaaccaacccaatatcaaattataaaatcaaaaaaaataaactaaaaaaaagaagaaagaaaagttaaattgCTAAATCCATCAACAGGCCTTTGGActttctaaatttaatataaaaaaaatttaaattattttttaactatataataaaaaaataaataatcatataatcgagtttaaataataaaaagaaaaaccacttCTAAACTAGCGAATCGAGCAACTAGAGTTACATCGTCAAACTCACAAATCAGGTTATTGACTTCACAAAAtttaataacctttttttttcgaaatcattttttatttaactaaatttttttcaaaatagatcATACCGTGAtgt is a window of Populus nigra chromosome 10, ddPopNigr1.1, whole genome shotgun sequence DNA encoding:
- the LOC133705009 gene encoding regulator of nonsense transcripts UPF2-like gives rise to the protein MDHHEDESRGGSVTPRKQDDEEAVARLEEMKKSIEAKVALRQSNLNPERPDSGFLRTLDSSIKRNTAVIKKLKQINEEQKEGLMEELRNVNLSKFVSEAVTSICDAKLRTSDIQAAVQICSLLHQRYKDFSPSLVQGLLKVFFPGKSGEDLDVDKNSKAMKKRSTLKLLLELYFVGVTEDSSIFINIIKDLTSIENLKDRDTTQTNLTLLASFARQGRVFLGLPLSGQETQEEFLKGLSITTDQKKIFRKAFHTYYDVVAELLQSEHASLRQMEHENAKMLNAKGELSDDNVSSYEKLRKSYDQLYRNVSSLAEALDMQPPVMPEDGHTTRVTSGEEASSPAAGKDASLLEALWDDEDTRAFYECLPDLRAFVPAVLLGEAEPKANEHSAKTQDQPSELAPESDQGQPTQDMAEVSAESGPLQEGKSTEKGKDKEEKDKEKVKDPEKEKGKEKDAERKGENEKEKLKSLEGTNLDALLQRLPGCVSRDLIDQLTVDFCYLNSKSSRKKLVRALFNVPRTSLELLPYYSRMVATLSTCMKDVSSMLLQMLEEEFNFLINKKDQMNIETKIRNIRFIGELCKFRIAPASTVFSCLKACLDDFTHHNIDVACNLLETCGRFLYRSPETTVRMANMLEILMRLKNVKNLDPRHSTLVENAYYLCKPPERSARVSKVRPPLYQYIRKLLFSDLDKSSIEHVLRQLRKLPWSECEAYLLKCFMKVHKGKYGQIHLIASLTAGLSRYHDEFAVAVVDEVLEEIRLGLELNDYGMQQRRIAHMRFLGELYNYEHVDSSVIFETLYWILLFGHDTPEQDVLDPPEDCFRIRMVITLLDTCGHYFDRGSSKRKLNRFLMHFQRYILSKGLLPLDVEFDLQDLFAELRPNMIRYSSIEEVNAALIELEENERTVSTDKFNSEKHSDTDKPFCRTTSSTISANGKGILNGNEENGSHEDIGGSDTDSGSGTIDQDGHDEEELDEENHDGGVDTEDEDDDGDGPASEEEDEVHVRQKVAEVDPLEVASFEQELRAVMQESMEQRRQELRGRPALNMVIPMNLFEGSAKDHHGRVVGGESGDEDEEAGGNKDVQVKVLVKRGNKQQTKQLYIPRDCSLVQSTKQKEAAEFEEKQDIKRLVLEYNDREEEENNGLGTQTLNWMPGGTSRVTGRGSTWEGSSGRGTGSRYRHHHHSGSGLHGRRR